TCTGcaaaaaatgctaaaactgTCAGTGCTTGGTTTTCCCTGCTTGGCCATCATGTACACATCCTACATATCTGAATGAGCCTCACATTATTTTCAAGAGCAAAGTCTTTAATTTTCCCTTGTCTATGTTACTGTCCCAAAAGTTATCCTTGTTTTTACTTCAACTTAGCTATCTAAGACTACTTAGATAGTTATTAGCGATTAAGCTGTCAAACTTTATATTGTGTTAACACTTCTTGTACCCTTGAGCTTGAAGCTCCCTCTGATATACTTTAAGTGCTGCTCAAACCTGCATTTTGCatttgaatgtgtgaaaacCACCCAACCAATCACAGGCTTATAGTACATATGCTACACATCTGCATAAGTAAAGAGGAGGTCAACCACTGTTCATCACAAACAGTGTTGTCTGTAATTGTGCTTCAGTGAGAATTCATGGACTTAAATGGCTTTGGAGTGCAGTTGGGTAATGATCATGGCTGTATTTCATTACCATTGCTTGGTGTTGGCAGCCCACAGTGGGGTCTAGGAAACCTTGATTAATTTCAGACTTGAAGATTGGACAAAGCTGGTTTCTCCAGTGGTCCACATTAGCTATCAGTCCAGTGAGTCCCTGCACTACTCAGCCCCACCTGGTACTGATAGGACGGATCCCGGATGGATATAGTACCTTGTGCAGGATAGGCTGAGAAATCTCTGTGAGGCCGCAGTGGTGACCCTGGCTTCTTGTGGTACAGAGGTGGATGGCCTGACCTATCTCTGGATCCTGGAACAGCTGGAGAgcaggatgaagaggaagatgatggagGTATGACAGGCAGACCTCGCTGGACTGTAGATGAGTTGTAGACCCCCAGGTCAGCCTGCGGCCGTGACACCATGGATGACGTGGGGTGTGGTACCACAGGGGTGACTGTGGCAGCGTTGGTGAAGTGAGCAGTGAAGGGCTGGTATGGTACGCCCTCCACGCTGTAGCGAGGGTACGGCTGCATTGTAGCCCACATGTTGCAATTTATTGAAGGGGAGTTGGCCAGGTCATCTGTGTCCCCTGCCCCAGATCCAGACTCTGTTTCCATGCTACCATACATGCAAGCCTCTCTGGAGGTGATTGCCTCAGTGCAGTATGGATGAGACAGAAGGGGCGACTCGTAAGAGGGAGGTGAACGAAAGTAATGCTCCTCTGACACCGCAGATGATGTCTCTAGATATGGCCGCTTACATCCAAGCTCCAGGTGTCGGGCATTATCTGCAAAGCGATATAATTAactgcattgtttttttaaaaccatgagTACCAAGAGAGGCACATCTGACTCTGTGCAATGGCTAACAAAACAATGGCTTAAGAACAAACCTCTGTGTTTGAAGCAGTGGTACAGAAGGCTGGGATCTCTGCTCTGAGGGAAGTGGTTCGAGATAGGATCTTGGAGGTCTGAGTTAGACAAAGGAACCCCAGTCTCATACTGATAAGAGGACAGGACTTGAGGGTGCCCCGTTAGAACTCCTGCGCCGAGCTTCCCCGCTAGGTGACTATGCGAGGAGATGAGCCTCTGGCGAACCATGTTCTTTGAAATCACTGGATATTCTTTCCTACGAATCAGTGGCGGCAACGGAAAAGAAACATATTTAGTTTGCCTTGCCATTTTCATTCAACACAACCTCTCAAGGCGAGGTAGATTTTTATATCTCTACACAAAAAAATGCTCCTGAAGAGCTAATTTTGTATATGTCAAGTTTACATGAGACCAGCGTGCAAAATGGTTCTATAGGATCAGTTTTACTTTTCTGGTTCCTTTTTGTGTAAACATACCCCTGTAGTCTTGAAACACGCAGATCTCCTTCTTCACTACCTCTGAATCCTTTGGCAAATGGATTGTTCTCTATCTTCAATTGAGTGATCTAGGAGAATGATATTTCATTTAAGTTCTCATTCTGTTTGGTATAAACCAAGTCACAGGTAAAGCAAATGAAGGAACACTGGCAATGTTCTAACTTTAGGGTCTTGCTGTGGTGGACAGGAACTCCTGCACCACCTGTGCACACCTATGCACACTTTTATTGTTCAGTTTTATCAATCTACATCTAGAAACACTCAATACCCTTTAAACTCTCAAACTTAAGCTGTTGGAGAACTTGTGGACAGGCTACTTAGAAAAGTAAGGAGGTACTGAATCAGTGTAATCCCCTTTCAACTATTAAAGTAAGAGCTAACATCACCAACTGTTACAACAaggttttattatttgttaaaCTATGGATTTTGCCTGaattgtattttaatgtctGTAGTATACATAGTTGATAGTTACTGTACCTTGTGGTTTTGATAAGAGGTTACAGAGATGAAGGCTGTCTCATGAAAGACATGAGTGCAGTAGGCTGTGTTCTTGGATCCAAACGCGTTATTTTCATCTGCTTTGACTATGTGTAGTCTGGGCTGGTACTTGTGCATAGAGTTTAGGATGATCTAGGAagggagaagaaaaggaaacacatttcattacaaaGTTGTAGCAACAACAGCCACTGATACATAATACATTTCTCATTGGCTCCTTGTTCAGTAGGATCAGTGAATCACTATACAGTGAATTAGATTGCAGCCACTTATTAGATTACTGTTCTTATGAACATTGAGGCTCGGATATGAGTTAATGATGTGAGACATAATTCAAAAGCAGCTCATGATAATGAGGTCACATCAACAACACACCTCCCAGGAGTTAAGAGGCTAGGTAGTGTAAAAGtcaagaaaatgcaaatgaactgtgtaaatgtgttgCATACAGTATGAGCACAGCTATAACAGCATGTTCTCTAAGGACTCTGAAAACACAGCTGCTGCTAGTAAAATTCATAATGAGAGTAAGTTAAGCTTACCCATTACCTATGGTAAGCTAATGAGCAAGCAGTGACAATAGACAGCATTATTGTCAGTGCTTGCTAACTGGCACACCTAAATCCAACATACCCCTAATTAGTTATATTAGCTGCAGCTGTGTCGGTTGGAGGTGTAGAAGCATAAGTATTTAGTATAGACATTTTCCTTGCATCTTAATCCATCCAGCTAAAGTTGCAAGGAAAAGATGtcaggagagaggaaacaaggaaatatatttttaaagaaatgagacgtcctttcctctgaagcaTCACATGAAGTGACGTCAGTCTCTGATGATGGCAGCcgctgatcacagctggatcagccgtcagtcagctttaacagctgtagagacTTTTGAttgagtttgtgtctgcataCATGTGCACCgtgctaatactaataaaggtgcacagttattactgccagcagctgttttctatctttagcctgttacctgtttgacaaacacctgcacatgaataaaaacctgcattctgtacttaaactgtgtactgtgtcctgctcagaggcacatgaaccatttctactggctAAATgcgtttatattatttattaattttttgcacctgtatttattgatattctgattgtgaattcattatttattaacccagaatatgattaggatgtcttttgaacactggaaattatttattgggctaaatgtttcaggggaaatggaaattatgtaactcatatcaaacctgacgctcaggaattttcagcctcatgtgactgaatggaaatgatgataaatgatgtaaaatataaaagtgtttAGAGTGTTTCTTGCTAACAGACAGACTGTCCCTTACTTTAATTGTATCCATAACAAAAGTTAATAGgagaaataacagatcatgaaaagaaaaaaaattctaataaATTAAGAAAGTTGTTTGtagttcttttgttgatcagattTTTAACAATatggtgaatcagaaaacataaaatacaaaacttgggggtgatacacttgagtttaatctgtaatctgtttccactcagtgatgttgtgaagtatcagatcagtctgatcagctgcagcatccCATCagtaactgatatccaataagggggcacATCGGCTGGTAAAAGAGTAAAGGCTGCTCTCGTGTATCCTCACTCATagctcctcagagcagaaataagcACTTTGGTATGGCCTTTAAGATGGTTGACAGGAATGATTTCTGGGTCAAGCAGGGAAGGAGGAACGATCAAATAAGGGAATTGAGATGCACTTAGAGTGTCCCAGTAAGGCTAGTTAGTAAGACAACATCAGAATTGAACAACAGCAATGTTATTAATtatacctgtgcttttccttatATGACgcatgaaaatgaaatgggCCTATTCCATTCCATATACTAAGTCTAACTGGCTtaagaaaattagaaaaaagaaaattaggTACACTCAAAAGATATTAGTACGCATGCTAAATTTAGagttttttgtctgtgtgtggttgATGGATACTACTGTCTGATGGTGGAATAGAAAAAGTAGATGGAGCTTCTCACAGCAGGATGgtattaaaacttaaaatgaaGGTGCCAAGACAGATTTTGCATCTTtgtaaatcatttcatttttctgttggAATGATAAAAGTACGTTAATTTCCTGCTTACTAACTGCAAAAATATTAACTGTGACAATTAGTGTATAACTGTATACTGttagtatgtagtatggaaATGAAATCAAGGTAACCATACTAACTATATAATTTGATAAATGCCTACAATTATTTAACCcccaaacatttaaatatgacTATCAGAACCATCATTGAGAAATAACTAACGGCATTGACGTAGAACTCTGAGAATTGTGTGTATTTCCCTTATACAAAGTCTGAAGCATTATAGACACATAGAAAGTGTGCATATTCCACTGCAAGGGAGCCCTTAAGCACTCACTGATGTCACTGTGGTACAACCCAGAGCCCTCACATATTTTTACTGGGGGTGGGTATCAAAGTCTGTGAGGGCCAACATTGTGACTGGGCGAAGCATGCTGCTTCTCATAGTGCATTCTTCTTTTTTAGGCAGCTGAACTTGAGCTGTTTTGCCATCGGCACATGTCAGATAATGCCTGACTATTTCCTACTATAGGGACCAGTCTGAGACACCTAAAATCATGCAATTAACTTAAACTTTGTTTAATAGGTGTGTTTATGCTTTTGAAGGCATAAGCACATTCATATTATTACTGCTCTTAGACAAATACTTAGCCTGAAAACAAGGTGAATTATTTTAACAGTCAGCTAACAATCATACTGTAGATATGCAGTGCTACTATAAgcaatgtaaataaatatatggaACGTGAAACTTGTAGCCTGAGAATGGCAGGATCAGCAGCATTTTCCCTGCTGAATTCCACACTGAAGTAGAGCCTTTCAACTACAAAGTTCTTAATATCAATTAGTTCAGTGAACAGCTTCTGTGCATCTTTCATCTCCATCACTCTTGATCTGGAATCTGAGTGCTGTGTATTAGTAAAGCAGCTAGCATGTGTTAGCTGCACTTAGTGTTTAGGTTGTTTGGGTGGCTGTAGGTCAGCTCACTAGCATTGGTCTGCTCACCGCAGCCTAGTGCTGTGCCCAGCGAAGCGTTAGCAACAGTAGGGCAGGGTCATCACTAGTCCAGCTCTGTCAGGGCCGATAAGCATCAAGCTCTGCACCTCGGCTCCCCTTCTCATTTGCCAGACACTCTCCTGAGGAGCCTTCTCCTCCAGGGGGCTCCCAAAGAGAGGCAAAGGTTGAACAGGGCACAGGGAGCTAGGCTCAGGTTGAACACCGAATGGCCCCGCGCTCACATGCTCCTGTTGCTGAGGCAGGCTGGAGACAGTGATAAGCTATTGGCTGGTTCACCAGAGGCTCTCTGTTGACCTttgtctgctctgctgtctggCTGCTGTCTGAGGGTGATACTGGAGACTCTTGGGTGACTGTCTGAAGGCAGTGATCAGGGAAGCCTCAGATCACTGAAGAGCTAAAGAAGGCATTTGCTTTCATCTCCcgtgatataaaaacattcacacatgatTATTTGCTTCAACTGATGTATGCTTGGAGTGGAGTTCTTGAAAAGACaagtattattttattatcatagCACATAATGACCCAACCCCATCGCTTGAGAACATTGACATTGGACAAATCTGCAAATCCCCACGTGGCatccaatgccaacattttaaaatgttttttttctacagtatcTGTACATGGAAACTCGTGTATGGTTAAGGATAGAGACAGATTGTAGTAATGGTAAATAGCAGAGTTGTCTGCATTGCTACATAAAAAGCATGCTATTTCCTGCATTGGCAGAGAGCGTTGGCATTGGACATAATTTGCAAGGTGCGGAATCGTCTAATGTAGACATAATTCTGAGGGATACCGGCCTGAATGACCATCATACTTAAGCATCAGGTGTTTGCGCAGGGTTAATGATCATTATCAATGACTTTGGACCAAGTGGCAACCTCAGGGTCTGAAAAATGAATCCAACACAAAAGTGCctaaactgcagttcctcgaatggccacttaGGCTGGCTCTAAAAGTGAGTCAATCACCacagacctccatgttaaaatgtccaactttacagcagaaataaacatgtttacagtcagGTACAAAAAAACGTTTGGTGAATTTTTATCAAACTCACccttttaaattttattaaggcttaaagttatgcataattaagggcgtggctgctttgagtgacaggtgccGTCACAGGCAAGTCACTATCACAGCGACAACATTGGTCAGGTTACTAACCATGGCATAACCATGGCATTAACAGAGTGTGGGTGTGGGCGTGAGCGTGCGTGTAGCTGTAGCTGTAGCTGTAGCTAtagctatttcagtgtgttctgagttcatgaaagttaattgtaacatttggTCACTGAAAAAattcttgttcagcatttggttgtactaaagCAACCTCTATGGAGTCGGctgttccatttttttctggtaagtacattttgttttaatggttttaagcctgttttttgctggCAAAAATTAGCGTTAGCATtgtcacagttaaccatagactatAAATGCAacgtgctaaccaagctagcagctagcgttagggtcagctccaccctctcgtccaaatatggtcacttctggcacaaaaaatccaagatggcaacagtcaaaatgcaaactcaaggcttcagaAGGGGAATCcacaaaccaacgggtgacgtcacggtggcaTTATTTTTCTTACAGTCTATGCTCTGGACTGTTCTGACACCACCCCATCACTATTGTATGAAACAAATCAGTTCCATTGAAATGAAGATCACTTGGAACATCTCTTGGCTAACAGTGCCTGATTTGTCCCAGCTCACCAACATCTGTTTACCATCAGTAAACTGCAGAATGATTGTCATAGATTTGACGAACCTCTAGACCAATAggttttctaaaaaaaaatctactgtGGAGCAAAGATCATTGATTCCACAGCATAGTGTCCATGCAATGGTGCCTCTTGGAGAACCTGACTCCACAAGGAAAAGACAACTCTGTGCACCTCAGATTTTCAAACTGTTGGTATGGACCCCCAAATAGACTCATTAGGACACAGACCTGCATTCGAAAGGTCATCTTGACAAGTCCCTATATGGGAAAATGTAGCTGTAATTTAGTCATGAACTCTAAAACAGTCTGCATGATAGCATACATAGAGGGTAGTACTAGTgcagaaaaaacattattttaacacATTCTATAATCAGTATAATTTGTAATGAATGGGATTTCCCTCACTCCACTTTGAGAAGCACTGCCTTTCTACACACCTCCTGGTCTAGGCGTCATCTGGGCTCTGCCTGGCCTCTAACTTGCTCTGTCCTCATTACTCGCCCTTATCACTGGCCAGGCACTCAACTCAATCTGACAGCAGGCCCCGCCACTGATCTGAGAGGTTATGAACCTAATGAGCCCGCCCACTGATGGGATGGCTTCAGACAAGCTATCCCAGAGTCCCCCTGGGGAGCGCTGCCACAGTCACACTCTTCACCTCCCTCTGCagcctctgcctctctctttctgcacaTTCTCTATCTTACACACTCCTTTGCTTTCTTTCACCTTTCGTTCAGAAATAtgcctgtgaaaacagctttgtgATTTTGATGTCTGCACATCCATGAACCGAATTTCACTGGCTGTATGTTTCACAGTTTCATCTCACTGCTCTATTTATGACACTGGATGAGATTTTTGTCTTTGACAAATGGTTGATCAGTTGTGAGTTTCACAAAATTTCtgcaatattttgtttttaaatgtcattccGGACAGGCATAGTTGAAATAAATAACTTGCATTGGGAGCACAAGGAGTTTTAGAAATAGGTAACTGTTTCACAATCActtgttgagacatttttatGTTCTGCATTATGTATTGACTAATATGCTAGTTTAACTGTATAGTATGAGGCAGATCATCAACTAATCAAAAAAATTGGACTCAACTATGCAAAGGATTATCATGAAATTTtgtatagacattcatggtccccagagaaCAAATTCTGTAGACTTTGGCGATCCCCTGACCTTTTCTTTAGCATCACCAggaggttgacatttttttgttttttgtgaagtGTCTTGACAAATATTGGAAGGATTGCCATAGAATTTGGTACAGTTACCTATAAtgccagaggatgaatcctaatgactttgataatgccctgacttttcatctagcaccaccagcgGGTCAAAAATTTTAAtgtattcagtgaaatatctacaagatggattggcacaaattatttgtttgtttttgtgaatgaaaatgatttttgtaGCCTATATTACATAATTTGAAGCGACCCTGTGGGGAGCCTATCAGGTCTTGGGACAGCTGTAATAAAATGGGCAAATAAAAGGGAGCAAATCAAGTGCTAGTCTGCATAGTGTACATATGAGACAATATGAAAGATAGTACAGTGTACAATATGAAATATAACAGCATTTTCCCCTGGGTTATTTCTGGCCATATTAATTAGTAGTCACGATAACCAACCACAATAAAACGTATGAACATACAAAAcatgagaggaaacaaaagcaaaaactgaaaagactGTTAGCTAATGTTATTTCACAGATAAAAACTGTTCACTCTTAAAGTTGATCTGCAACATTTGGCTGTTAGGTCCttattaattattcaaataataataaaataatgagaaaCTAATCTGTCGCAAGCACCACAGTGATAACATCCCCAGCACTCTGCTTTTTGTTAATGTCATAATTTCAATCTGTAAAATCATATAGACCGTtgattaaaattttaaatggcatcgaaaacaaaacatgtgatcACCCCCATTATTGTCACAGTACACATTAAATTAGTATGAAATCGAGAAGGATAAACAATTTACTGTgatatacactcactggccacttcattaggtacacctgtgcaatctaatgcaatccaatacaacagctctgccataaattctacatttatgaggcttatacattttcagtttttattgacattgtcaaaaaggtgataattctactttatgtttattattgaggtcgtagtgggtggtggtggtgtacttgggtgcattatattgaatagtgttcataatattttgtccactccattaacacaCATGGGGGggcaacacaataaaaatgtcttatGGGTTGATTACAATGGTGCTTGtgaactttggtgatcccctgacttttcatccagtgccatcatcaggtcaaaactgcaatttgtccaacactttggtttatCCCTGTAAGACCTTGGTTTTCTTTACAATGGAGTTTATATAGACTCACAGAACCACTGGTGTGGCTTTAGACTCATAGTCGTATTGAACTCCACTAGATGTGATAATGGAATTGACTCAGATGAGAATTAAGTACTTCCCGAATACTAAATGGAAAATTCAGCTATATTTTTTTACgacacagtttttcttttagtaGTTTTGTCCATTATTCCAAGATCCTGGATGATAGTCACCAGATGTATTGGAGAGATATGGAGATGTAGCAACTTATTTGTCATGTTAACATATTACTCACCAATTAAATTGCTAAAATCTGGGAACATTAAAACCACACAGCTTAAGCAACAAGCAACATGAGTCAGACAGGTTATTAAGGCCACTTTTTAACACCATATTTCAGCAATTAAATTGGTGAGTAATATGTTGACATAATCAACTGGAAAGATGGCAAAGTAGCAAATAAGATAGTTTGCAAATACATGATCCCTCTCTTTGGCGAGGTCTTGAGTCGTGGAAGGTAGAGAGGTTCTCTCTGTAGGTACTCACATGCCCAAAAGGGTCCAGATGATTGTTTGTAAGCTTGAGCTTCTGAAACGATACCAGCTGCCTCATCCAGTGAGCTCCAGTGGCAGGGGAATCAGGGTGCACATAGAGTCTCCCTGGCATTGCTGGCTCGGCCTTGCCAGCCACCATCCTAAAAACACATTGAGACATACATGCAGGATAAACtgagataaagaaagaaaaaactctGTTATATGTAGCTGCCTTTAAGATCCAGTGGCACTCAACATACAGGAAATACCTCTGTCTCCGTTAATCTAACATGACTAACTAAAACTGTCCTTTCCTGTCACCATGTTAACTAAGTGTCCCTTACCATAATGTAGTTATATAGAGGCTTTGAAGTCCACTGCTCTCAGCTCTTTGTAAGAAATCCCTTAGACTGGAAGGCAGTGGCCTCTGCTAAAACATCATTACTAATTATGCCTCTCGAAGGTGTTGCTGAGAAACACCAGAACCCACCAACTCTAGGCCATGCCACATGAACAGAAACAAATGGctataaaatgacatctttCTGCCAGAGACTATGTATGTGTTCTTTTGAGCTTTTCTAGGCaaaacttttttgtccaccCATGGTAGGAAGACAGTGCCAACTCTTATGTCACACTGATGGATGGAGGACTGCAATGTCATTGCCTCCAGATACAGGATCAACTGGAGAAATACTGAGTACCGTCCAgcgatatttttttctttataacaAGCATCTTGCCAGTGCCCTGCAGTAAAGAGCTGTAGTCAATGATGATCTGCACTAAAAGGTAGTCATCAGACCACACCAGCCTGATATGATCTACTCTTGTACAATAACTGAGATATGCATGTagaattaaaaagagaaaacacgACTGATTGGCCTACTTTAATGTTTGGCTAGTGTGTCAAGctgatttgattttctgttgtgaTTATGTGAAAAAATTGTGTATTTCAGAGTATTTTATTGAAAGCAATGCATCTTTGG
This is a stretch of genomic DNA from Thunnus albacares chromosome 6, fThuAlb1.1, whole genome shotgun sequence. It encodes these proteins:
- the tbx4 gene encoding T-box transcription factor TBX4 isoform X2 gives rise to the protein MLQEKASAVTDECVNRVQTGGETDLLPDQSRLGLSTAPTIPSSSEPDQNIENIKVVLHERELWKKFHEAGTEMIITKAGRRMFPSYKVKVTGMNPKTKYILLIDIVPADDHRYKFCDNKWMVAGKAEPAMPGRLYVHPDSPATGAHWMRQLVSFQKLKLTNNHLDPFGHIILNSMHKYQPRLHIVKADENNAFGSKNTAYCTHVFHETAFISVTSYQNHKITQLKIENNPFAKGFRGSEEGDLRVSRLQGKEYPVISKNMVRQRLISSHSHLAGKLGAGVLTGHPQVLSSYQYETGVPLSNSDLQDPISNHFPQSRDPSLLYHCFKHRDNARHLELGCKRPYLETSSAVSEEHYFRSPPSYESPLLSHPYCTEAITSREACMYGSMETESGSGAGDTDDLANSPSINCNMWATMQPYPRYSVEGVPYQPFTAHFTNAATVTPVVPHPTSSMVSRPQADLGVYNSSTVQRGLPVIPPSSSSSSCSPAVPGSRDRSGHPPLYHKKPGSPLRPHRDFSAYPAQGTISIRDPSYQYQVGLSSAGTHWTDS
- the tbx4 gene encoding T-box transcription factor TBX4 isoform X1, with the translated sequence MPGLVCSRHSLWFHSYSLIGLTAEYFSNPVEMLQEKASAVTDECVNRVQTGGETDLLPDQSRLGLSTAPTIPSSSEPDQNIENIKVVLHERELWKKFHEAGTEMIITKAGRRMFPSYKVKVTGMNPKTKYILLIDIVPADDHRYKFCDNKWMVAGKAEPAMPGRLYVHPDSPATGAHWMRQLVSFQKLKLTNNHLDPFGHIILNSMHKYQPRLHIVKADENNAFGSKNTAYCTHVFHETAFISVTSYQNHKITQLKIENNPFAKGFRGSEEGDLRVSRLQGKEYPVISKNMVRQRLISSHSHLAGKLGAGVLTGHPQVLSSYQYETGVPLSNSDLQDPISNHFPQSRDPSLLYHCFKHRDNARHLELGCKRPYLETSSAVSEEHYFRSPPSYESPLLSHPYCTEAITSREACMYGSMETESGSGAGDTDDLANSPSINCNMWATMQPYPRYSVEGVPYQPFTAHFTNAATVTPVVPHPTSSMVSRPQADLGVYNSSTVQRGLPVIPPSSSSSSCSPAVPGSRDRSGHPPLYHKKPGSPLRPHRDFSAYPAQGTISIRDPSYQYQVGLSSAGTHWTDS